DNA from Streptomyces luteogriseus:
GCAGCGCGGAGTCGGGGCGGGCACCCGCGTCGAGATGCGTCATGCATTCGACGGTACGTGCGGATTTGCCGCTTCACCCGCTGAATGCGGCGAAGATCCGACCTGGGAAGGACGGACTTCGTGCCGTGGTCGTACGGCAGTTGTGCGCCGTCGGACCACGGTGCCGCGTCCCGGTGTCAGCCCGCCCGGCGGGCGGTGAACAGCAGGTACTCCCACTCCAGGACGGTCCTGCCGGAGCCCGTGCCCTGGTCGCCGTCGCGGACGAGGTCCACCAGGGCGCCGTCCAGGGCGGCGGTGCGTTCGGGCTCGCCGGCGATGTTCTTGTAGACGCTGATGGTCGGGCCGTAGCGCTCCTTGAAGTAGTCGCGGAACATCTCCGGCGTCTCGAAGCGGTCCACCCGGACCGTGCGGCGTTCGGCGCTGACGTCCGTGACCCGGTCGCCGAGGAGGGCGCGGACGTGGTCCTCGTCCCCCCACAGCGGGGGCGGCTGGGCGCCGGGCGGGGGCGGTGGCGCGTACGGCTTCATGGCGGCGAACATCCGGCCGATGAAGCCCTGGGGCGTCCAGCTGAGCAGCCCGATGGTGCCGCCGGGGCGGCAGACCCGCACGAGTTCGTCGGCGGCCTGCTGGTGGTGCGGGGCGAACATGACGCCGACGCAGGACAGCACGGTGTCGAACTCGGCGTCCCCGTAGGGCAGGGCCTCGGCGTCGGCCTCCTGCCAGGTGAGGCGGGCGCCCTGCTTCTCGGCCACCCGCCGGCCCGCCTCGAACAGCTCGGGGGTGAGGTCGGAGGCCACCACGTCCGCCCCGGTCAGGGCCGCCGGGATCGCGGCGTTTCCGGAGCCGGCGCCCACGTCCAGCACCCGTAGGCCGGAGCGCACCCCGCACGCCTCGGCCAGGATCGCTCCCAGCTCGGGGATGACCTCGGCGGCCAGGGACGGGTAGTCGCCCTGGGCCCACATCGCCCGGTGCTTGGACTTCAGGGCACGGTCGGCCTCGGCCGCGCTGTTCTGCATCGTCATCGCTGCGCTCCTCACCGGTCGGACGGCGGTTTCGCGCTGACGGTTTTCGAGCGTTCAGCC
Protein-coding regions in this window:
- a CDS encoding class I SAM-dependent methyltransferase; translation: MTMQNSAAEADRALKSKHRAMWAQGDYPSLAAEVIPELGAILAEACGVRSGLRVLDVGAGSGNAAIPAALTGADVVASDLTPELFEAGRRVAEKQGARLTWQEADAEALPYGDAEFDTVLSCVGVMFAPHHQQAADELVRVCRPGGTIGLLSWTPQGFIGRMFAAMKPYAPPPPPGAQPPPLWGDEDHVRALLGDRVTDVSAERRTVRVDRFETPEMFRDYFKERYGPTISVYKNIAGEPERTAALDGALVDLVRDGDQGTGSGRTVLEWEYLLFTARRAG